A genomic stretch from Longimicrobium sp. includes:
- the nuoL gene encoding NADH-quinone oxidoreductase subunit L has product MLLLQAAEAAHGAPAAAAHGAEAASHGATFHPVLPWLILALPLLGFLVNGLIALYAARKALPSVPPVGDPYWDTHGHEHHAHAAAPALAHAHAGAPSEQEHLDQGTRPNPGDHADDHAHHAHAHDAHGHDAHGHDAHDDHGHHGGPKPWTHVAPSFIAPGVLLAAFAIAVLNWMNMRGAGTFEPIHGWDWMPVGDLQVGFDLLLDPLSMVMTLIITGVGSLIHIFSIGYMKEDPGYPRFMAYLNLFIFFMLILVLGSSYPLMFVGWEGVGLCSYLLIGFWFKEKANADAGKKAFIVNRIGDFGFLMAMFLLFANLGTLDFAGENSVFQAATSLEFGGPVVTWIALFFFLGAAGKSAQLPLYVWLPDAMAGPTPVSALIHAATMVTAGVYLVVRSSVIFTLAPVASLVVAVVGTLTALFAATIGLKQWDIKKVLAYSTVSQLGFMFAAVGMGAYTAGVFHLMTHAFFKACLFLGSGAVIHAMHGAFHATHNPADAQDMRNMGGLKKHLPITFATMGIATLAIAGVPPFAGFFSKDEIIGAAWLGAGGHNPLAVGLAHETVGINPKWWMIGIGTILSITAFITAFYMGRMMIYTFFGRFRGTDTERSHLHEGNWTLTLPLIVLALLSTFGGLLNVEEHVPVVEWFNFGQGAALHHWLQPVLAGSEGYVRDSLGGLGEVHHSPLPIILAIGIGVVGLVLAWVLVSKSNDRVRTADVEPAYEGGLQKALYNKWYVDEFYDRTVVKPVNFLSRLQWGFDRGIDGMVDGFGRMAQALGLWMGRAQTGYVNTYAFVLIVGVLVVLGSFMAL; this is encoded by the coding sequence ATGCTCCTCCTTCAAGCCGCCGAAGCGGCGCACGGCGCGCCGGCCGCCGCCGCGCACGGCGCCGAAGCGGCCTCGCACGGCGCCACGTTCCACCCGGTGCTGCCCTGGCTGATCCTGGCCCTGCCGCTGCTGGGCTTTCTGGTCAACGGCCTGATCGCGCTGTACGCCGCGCGCAAGGCGCTGCCCTCCGTTCCCCCCGTGGGCGACCCGTACTGGGACACGCACGGGCACGAGCACCACGCCCACGCCGCCGCCCCGGCCCTGGCGCACGCCCACGCGGGTGCGCCCAGCGAGCAGGAGCACCTGGATCAGGGCACGCGCCCCAACCCCGGCGACCACGCGGACGATCATGCTCATCACGCCCATGCGCACGACGCGCACGGCCATGATGCGCACGGCCACGACGCGCACGACGACCACGGGCACCACGGCGGCCCCAAGCCGTGGACGCACGTCGCGCCGTCGTTCATCGCGCCGGGCGTGCTGCTGGCGGCGTTCGCCATCGCCGTGCTCAACTGGATGAACATGCGCGGGGCGGGGACGTTCGAGCCCATCCACGGCTGGGACTGGATGCCCGTCGGCGACCTGCAGGTAGGCTTCGACCTGCTGCTGGATCCGCTCTCCATGGTGATGACGCTGATCATCACGGGCGTGGGCTCGCTGATCCACATCTTCTCCATCGGCTACATGAAGGAGGATCCCGGGTACCCGCGCTTCATGGCGTACCTGAATCTCTTCATCTTCTTCATGCTGATCCTGGTGCTGGGATCGTCCTACCCGCTGATGTTCGTGGGCTGGGAGGGCGTGGGCCTGTGCAGCTACCTGCTGATCGGCTTCTGGTTCAAGGAAAAGGCGAACGCGGATGCAGGAAAGAAGGCGTTCATCGTCAACCGCATCGGCGACTTCGGGTTCCTGATGGCGATGTTCCTGCTGTTCGCCAACCTGGGAACGCTGGACTTCGCCGGGGAGAACAGCGTGTTCCAGGCGGCCACTTCGCTGGAGTTCGGCGGGCCGGTGGTGACGTGGATCGCGCTGTTCTTCTTCCTGGGCGCCGCCGGCAAGAGCGCGCAGCTGCCGCTGTACGTGTGGCTGCCCGACGCCATGGCCGGCCCCACGCCCGTCTCGGCGCTGATCCACGCGGCGACGATGGTGACCGCGGGCGTCTATCTGGTCGTCCGCTCGTCCGTGATCTTTACCCTGGCTCCCGTCGCCTCGCTGGTGGTGGCCGTCGTGGGCACGCTGACGGCGCTGTTCGCGGCGACCATCGGCCTGAAGCAGTGGGACATCAAGAAGGTGCTGGCGTATTCCACCGTGTCGCAGCTGGGCTTCATGTTCGCCGCTGTGGGGATGGGCGCCTACACGGCGGGCGTATTCCACCTGATGACCCACGCCTTCTTCAAGGCCTGCCTGTTCCTGGGCTCGGGCGCGGTGATCCACGCCATGCACGGCGCCTTCCACGCCACGCACAACCCGGCCGACGCGCAGGACATGCGCAACATGGGCGGGCTGAAGAAGCACCTGCCGATCACGTTCGCCACGATGGGCATCGCCACGCTGGCCATCGCGGGCGTGCCGCCGTTCGCTGGATTCTTCTCCAAGGACGAGATCATCGGCGCGGCTTGGCTGGGCGCAGGGGGCCACAACCCCCTGGCCGTGGGGCTGGCGCACGAAACCGTAGGTATCAATCCCAAGTGGTGGATGATCGGCATCGGGACGATCCTGTCGATCACGGCTTTCATTACGGCCTTCTACATGGGCCGGATGATGATCTACACCTTCTTCGGCCGATTCCGGGGGACGGATACGGAGCGCAGCCACCTTCACGAGGGCAACTGGACGCTGACGCTGCCGCTGATCGTGCTGGCGCTGCTGTCGACCTTTGGCGGCCTGTTGAACGTCGAAGAGCACGTACCCGTGGTCGAGTGGTTCAACTTCGGGCAGGGCGCAGCGCTGCATCACTGGCTGCAGCCGGTGCTTGCCGGCTCTGAAGGCTACGTGCGTGACAGCCTGGGTGGGTTGGGCGAGGTTCACCACTCTCCTCTCCCCATCATCCTGGCCATCGGCATCGGCGTGGTCGGGCTGGTGCTGGCGTGGGTGCTAGTGAGCAAGAGCAATGACCGCGTGCGGACGGCGGACGTGGAGCCGGCGTACGAGGGCGGGCTGCAGAAGGCGCTCTACAACAAGTGGTACGTGGACGAGTTCTACGACCGCACGGTGGTGAAGCCGGTGAACTTCCTGTCGCGCCTGCAGTGGGGCTTCGACCGCGGCATCGACGGCATGGTCGACGGGTTCGGACGCATGGCGCAGGCGCTGGGGCTGTGGATGGGCCGGGCCCAGACCGGCTACGTGAACACCTACGCGTTCGTGCTGATCGTGGGTGTGCTGGTGGTGCTGGGCAGCTTCATGGCCCTTTGA
- a CDS encoding NADH-quinone oxidoreductase subunit M, with protein sequence MESIYQSHWILTFLILFPVLGALAAYLAGERNARKVALGVGILELLVSLPLFQEFDPTGRCTFTGSGGLVGLGVRDNVNVLMQNCANAAWFPDWGIRYQIGMDGISLFMVLLTTLLLPLMVLGSWTYIRDRQRTFYPALLTLTSGVVGVFVALDMFLFYMFWEMMLIPMYFLIGVWGGKERVYAAVKFFLYTTIGSLLMLVAILYLWWRAQAGGAPPSFSYYAFLEVKTTSAEQFLLFLAFALAFAIKVPVFPFHTWLPHAHVQAPTAGSVILAGVLLKMGTYGFIRFGVTLFPDAATDPRTIFWAMVLGVVGIIYTAMVAAVQPNAKKLVAYTSVAHLGFVILGIFAFNLQGLQGALLVMIGHGLSTPMLFFLLGMLYERRHSYEIEDFGGLAATVPLLSVMLVFAAMASIGLPGTAGFFSEFLVLLGTFRSAPWMALIASTGVIFAAYYMLPMVQRILFNPLDKPANRRLPDLNFRELAILVPLVVLILWLGFYPKPVLDRMEPAAKMILQMSERSTVVEPFGFAALDAAEPTR encoded by the coding sequence ATGGAATCGATCTACCAGAGCCACTGGATCCTCACCTTTTTGATCCTGTTCCCCGTGCTGGGCGCGCTGGCCGCGTACCTGGCGGGCGAGCGGAACGCGCGGAAGGTCGCGCTGGGAGTAGGGATCCTTGAATTACTCGTATCGCTGCCTCTGTTCCAGGAATTCGACCCGACGGGGCGGTGTACCTTCACCGGGTCGGGCGGACTGGTGGGTCTGGGTGTCCGCGACAACGTGAACGTCCTGATGCAGAACTGCGCCAACGCGGCGTGGTTCCCGGACTGGGGCATCCGCTACCAGATCGGGATGGACGGCATCAGCCTGTTCATGGTGCTGCTGACCACGCTGCTGCTGCCGCTGATGGTGCTGGGCTCGTGGACGTACATCCGCGACCGCCAGCGCACCTTCTACCCCGCGCTGCTCACGCTGACGTCGGGCGTGGTGGGCGTGTTCGTGGCCCTGGACATGTTCCTGTTCTACATGTTCTGGGAGATGATGCTGATCCCCATGTACTTCCTGATCGGCGTGTGGGGCGGCAAGGAGCGGGTGTACGCGGCGGTGAAGTTCTTTTTGTACACCACCATCGGCTCGCTGCTGATGCTGGTGGCCATCCTGTACCTGTGGTGGAGGGCCCAGGCCGGCGGCGCGCCGCCCAGCTTCAGCTACTACGCCTTCCTCGAGGTGAAGACCACGTCGGCCGAGCAGTTCCTGCTGTTCCTGGCCTTCGCGCTGGCGTTCGCCATCAAGGTGCCCGTGTTCCCGTTCCACACCTGGCTGCCGCACGCCCACGTGCAGGCGCCCACGGCGGGCTCGGTGATCCTGGCGGGCGTGCTGCTGAAGATGGGCACCTACGGCTTCATCCGCTTTGGCGTGACGCTGTTCCCCGACGCGGCCACGGACCCGCGCACCATCTTCTGGGCGATGGTGCTGGGGGTGGTGGGCATCATCTACACGGCCATGGTGGCGGCGGTGCAGCCCAACGCCAAGAAGCTGGTGGCGTACACCTCGGTGGCGCACCTGGGCTTCGTGATCCTGGGCATCTTCGCCTTCAACCTGCAGGGGCTGCAGGGCGCGCTGCTGGTGATGATCGGCCACGGCCTTTCCACGCCCATGCTCTTCTTCCTGCTGGGCATGCTGTACGAGCGGCGCCACAGCTACGAGATCGAGGACTTCGGCGGGCTGGCGGCCACGGTGCCGCTGCTGTCGGTGATGCTGGTGTTCGCGGCGATGGCCTCCATCGGGCTGCCGGGGACGGCCGGGTTCTTTTCGGAGTTCCTGGTGCTGCTGGGCACCTTCCGCAGCGCGCCCTGGATGGCGCTGATCGCCAGCACCGGGGTGATCTTCGCCGCGTACTACATGCTGCCGATGGTGCAGCGCATCCTGTTCAACCCGCTCGACAAGCCTGCCAACCGCCGGCTGCCGGACCTGAACTTTCGCGAGCTGGCGATCCTGGTGCCGCTGGTGGTGCTGATCCTGTGGCTGGGCTTCTACCCCAAGCCCGTCCTGGACCGCATGGAGCCCGCGGCGAAGATGATTCTGCAGATGAGCGAGCGTTCGACGGTGGTGGAGCCCTTCGGCTTTGCCGCCCTCGACGCCGCCGAACCGACCCGCTGA
- the nuoK gene encoding NADH-quinone oxidoreductase subunit NuoK, with product MEHVPLQYSLALSAILFSIGVAGVVIRRNAIVLFMCIELMLNAVNLAFVSLSPYAGVQGQVFVFFVIAVAAAEAAVGLAIIISVFRHSESVDIKNFSLLRW from the coding sequence GTGGAGCACGTTCCGCTGCAGTACTCGCTGGCGCTCAGCGCCATCCTGTTCTCCATCGGCGTGGCGGGGGTGGTCATCCGCCGCAACGCGATCGTCCTGTTCATGTGCATCGAGCTCATGCTCAACGCCGTGAACCTGGCCTTCGTGTCGCTTTCGCCCTACGCCGGGGTGCAGGGGCAGGTGTTCGTCTTCTTCGTGATCGCCGTCGCCGCCGCCGAAGCCGCGGTGGGGCTGGCCATCATCATCTCGGTCTTCCGCCATAGCGAGTCGGTGGACATCAAGAACTTCAGCCTGCTACGGTGGTAG
- a CDS encoding M2 family metallopeptidase, producing MPRNLFARLGALALAGFAAGCAGTVVPPAEAPVAVAQSAAAATPEQAAAFIAESEAELRELSLRSNQAGWVAATYITSDTEALSAEAQKNLNVAIQRRALTARRYDDVQLPAAQRRKLNLLKLALVAPPPGNPEEASELTRLTVGMEADYGRGQYCRAAGACLDIGAASRIMATSRDPRELRDVWQGWHAVGAPMRQRYSRFVELSNKGARELGHPNTGAMWRSGYDMQPDQFEAEVERLWQQVRPLYESLHAYVRTRLVEQYGAQVVPANGMIPAHLLGNMWAQEWGNIYPLVAPRNAAGAGFDLTELIRRKGLDARGMTQYGERFFTSLGFDSLPATFWERSMLTQPRDREAVCHASAWNVNDEDDVRIKMCIEPTGEDFVTIHHELGHNFYQRAYRVQPQLFRNGAHDGFHEAIGDAIALSITPAYLKQVGLLEQVPAPAADTALLLRQAMDKVAFLPFGLMVDKWRWGVFSGQITPANYNAAWWELRNRYQGVSAPVARSEADFDPGAKYHIPANTPYMRYFLARILQFQFYRSLCRESGHTGPLYRCSFYGSEQAGAKLATMLEAGQSQPWQETLFAMTGERQMDAGAMMEYFAPLKEWLDRQNAGKPVGW from the coding sequence ATGCCACGTAACTTGTTCGCCCGCCTGGGCGCGCTGGCTCTGGCGGGCTTCGCGGCCGGCTGCGCCGGAACGGTCGTTCCGCCGGCGGAAGCGCCCGTCGCGGTAGCCCAGTCCGCCGCGGCGGCCACGCCGGAGCAGGCCGCCGCCTTCATCGCCGAGAGCGAGGCCGAGCTCCGCGAGCTGTCGCTGCGCTCCAACCAGGCGGGGTGGGTGGCCGCCACCTACATCACCAGCGACACCGAGGCCCTTTCGGCCGAGGCGCAGAAGAACCTGAACGTGGCCATCCAGCGCCGGGCGCTCACCGCGCGGCGCTATGACGACGTGCAGCTTCCCGCCGCGCAGCGCCGCAAGCTGAACCTGCTCAAGCTGGCCCTGGTCGCGCCGCCGCCGGGGAACCCGGAAGAGGCGTCGGAGCTCACCCGCCTGACGGTGGGGATGGAGGCCGACTACGGGCGCGGGCAGTACTGCCGCGCCGCGGGCGCGTGCCTGGACATCGGCGCGGCGTCGCGCATCATGGCCACCAGCCGCGATCCGCGGGAGCTGCGCGACGTGTGGCAGGGCTGGCACGCCGTCGGCGCGCCCATGCGCCAGCGGTACTCGCGCTTCGTGGAGCTTTCCAACAAGGGCGCGCGCGAGCTGGGGCACCCTAACACCGGCGCCATGTGGCGCTCGGGCTACGACATGCAGCCCGACCAGTTCGAGGCCGAGGTGGAGCGGCTGTGGCAGCAGGTTCGCCCGTTGTACGAGTCGCTTCACGCGTACGTCCGCACGCGGCTGGTGGAGCAGTACGGGGCGCAGGTGGTGCCGGCCAACGGGATGATTCCCGCGCACCTGCTGGGGAACATGTGGGCGCAGGAGTGGGGGAACATCTACCCGCTGGTGGCGCCCCGCAACGCGGCGGGCGCCGGCTTCGACCTGACAGAGCTGATCCGTCGCAAGGGGCTGGACGCCCGCGGGATGACGCAGTACGGCGAGCGTTTCTTCACCTCGCTGGGCTTCGATTCGCTGCCGGCCACCTTTTGGGAGCGGTCGATGCTCACGCAGCCGCGCGACCGCGAGGCGGTGTGCCATGCCAGCGCGTGGAACGTGAACGACGAGGACGACGTGCGCATCAAGATGTGCATCGAGCCCACGGGCGAGGACTTCGTCACCATCCACCACGAGCTGGGCCACAACTTCTACCAGCGCGCCTATCGCGTGCAGCCGCAGCTGTTCCGCAACGGCGCGCACGACGGCTTTCACGAGGCCATCGGCGACGCCATCGCGCTTTCCATCACCCCCGCGTACCTGAAGCAGGTGGGGTTGCTGGAGCAGGTGCCCGCCCCCGCGGCCGACACGGCGCTGCTGCTGCGCCAGGCCATGGACAAGGTGGCGTTCCTGCCCTTCGGCCTGATGGTGGACAAGTGGCGGTGGGGCGTGTTCTCGGGGCAGATCACTCCCGCCAACTACAACGCGGCGTGGTGGGAGCTGCGCAATCGCTACCAGGGCGTCTCGGCGCCGGTGGCGCGCTCCGAGGCGGACTTCGACCCGGGTGCCAAGTACCACATTCCGGCGAACACGCCGTACATGCGGTACTTCCTGGCGCGCATCCTCCAGTTCCAATTCTACCGCTCGCTCTGCCGCGAGTCGGGGCACACGGGGCCGCTGTACCGGTGCTCGTTCTACGGCAGCGAGCAGGCGGGCGCCAAGCTGGCGACGATGCTGGAGGCCGGGCAGAGCCAGCCGTGGCAGGAAACGCTGTTCGCCATGACCGGCGAGCGGCAGATGGACGCGGGCGCGATGATGGAGTACTTCGCGCCGCTCAAGGAGTGGCTGGACCGCCAGAACGCGGGCAAACCCGTCGGCTGGTAG
- a CDS encoding alpha/beta hydrolase → MAVNEGPKTGREGRPEERQDEAKGTPLLGSTRRKAAAGLGAAALGAYAVYLLGARKARRKPVTELPNALGLPLEYVAWGDVFYAYYQREGTGRPVVFLHSINAVASAHEMRPMVRAFARYTDRPLFALEWVGFGHSDRPEIAYEPGLMEDQLEHFLERVVKPAGGADVVALSLGAAYAAEVARRRPDLVHALVALEPSGLGKNPGALPRIWSRLLFTLPGVQRAFYDRLTTPESLYQFAADNLFTPEFGVPEEFVDFAAETSRMEGAALPLDDFLSGRMFPRDSADAFRRLRQPLLVIHGTVENRREENYDRLPELDGRPNVTVVGLPTGGLPHWERAVEVWERVRDFLDAAGPRA, encoded by the coding sequence ATGGCCGTGAACGAGGGCCCGAAGACGGGCCGCGAGGGGCGCCCGGAAGAGCGCCAGGACGAAGCGAAGGGCACGCCGCTGCTGGGCAGCACGCGGCGCAAGGCAGCCGCCGGGCTGGGCGCGGCGGCGCTGGGGGCGTACGCGGTGTACCTGCTGGGTGCCCGCAAGGCGCGCCGCAAGCCGGTGACGGAGCTGCCCAACGCGCTGGGGCTGCCCCTGGAGTACGTGGCGTGGGGCGACGTGTTCTACGCCTACTACCAGCGCGAGGGCACGGGGCGCCCGGTGGTGTTCCTGCACTCCATCAACGCGGTGGCCTCGGCGCACGAGATGCGGCCCATGGTGCGCGCGTTCGCCCGCTACACCGACCGGCCGCTGTTCGCGCTGGAGTGGGTAGGGTTCGGGCACAGCGACCGCCCGGAGATCGCCTACGAGCCGGGGCTGATGGAAGACCAGCTGGAGCACTTCCTGGAGCGCGTGGTGAAGCCCGCGGGCGGGGCCGACGTGGTGGCCCTTTCGCTGGGCGCGGCGTACGCGGCCGAGGTGGCGCGGCGGCGGCCGGACCTGGTGCACGCCCTGGTGGCGCTGGAGCCCTCGGGGCTGGGCAAGAACCCGGGCGCCCTGCCGCGCATCTGGTCGCGGCTGCTGTTCACCCTTCCCGGGGTGCAGCGCGCCTTCTACGACCGGCTGACCACGCCGGAGTCGCTGTACCAGTTCGCGGCCGACAACCTGTTCACCCCCGAGTTCGGCGTGCCGGAGGAGTTCGTGGACTTCGCCGCCGAGACCTCGCGGATGGAGGGGGCCGCCCTGCCCCTGGACGACTTCCTGAGCGGGCGGATGTTCCCGCGCGACTCGGCCGACGCCTTCCGCCGCCTGCGGCAGCCGCTGCTGGTGATCCATGGCACGGTGGAGAACCGCCGGGAGGAGAACTACGACCGACTTCCCGAGCTGGACGGCCGCCCCAACGTCACCGTCGTGGGCCTTCCCACGGGCGGGCTTCCGCACTGGGAGCGGGCCGTCGAAGTGTGGGAGCGCGTCCGCGACTTTCTGGACGCGGCGGGCCCGCGCGCCTGA
- a CDS encoding Ig-like domain-containing protein produces the protein MAFAALALLGAACADLENPAAPTGVAALSISDAAHGGTPGFFWLPPMARNPGAAGALDTDLDPTVTICAWSGTTCTSPVAAYTRAGGTGGEAVKVSDSHYHVNWHTRQFSLSEAQVYRVRVSVGSRELGHADVRVVANGSAARGVDGTRYVAVVNGQTLAVKFRIETGIPGAVIVTPGTATVLPGETRQFTAVVTDLHGNVIAGAPVTWSSSIASVGTVDANGLATGSQTGFTSITATSGSVTGSAALIVDEPIHRWHLMEPAHDQGNWALWGTSVNNIYAANWTSVLHFDGVKWSNVDTVQWHGTLDIYGTSADDIYAVGQAGRILHFDGQVWAQEQWDGQSVYPLALGNWYTPSPNIYLWGVWAAGPNDWFVVGDRGTILRGKAGSWTPMNSGVTTLLRRVWGTSASNVYATGDGGVLLHFDGTAWSKVTLPEIVDMWGVWGSSASDVYVVGAGGKVFHYDGASWSMIQLPTQNFLYAAWGTSASNVFVGGSGGTIYRWNGARWIMEEAPAQQVFDFWGPTGTDVFAALSGWSILRR, from the coding sequence GTGGCATTCGCCGCGCTGGCGCTCCTCGGCGCCGCGTGCGCCGACCTGGAGAACCCGGCTGCCCCCACAGGCGTGGCGGCGTTATCCATCTCCGACGCCGCGCACGGCGGCACCCCCGGCTTCTTCTGGCTGCCGCCGATGGCCAGGAACCCCGGCGCGGCCGGTGCGCTGGACACGGATCTCGATCCCACCGTCACCATCTGCGCGTGGTCGGGCACCACCTGCACCTCGCCCGTGGCCGCGTACACGCGGGCGGGCGGCACTGGTGGCGAGGCGGTGAAGGTTTCCGACTCGCACTACCACGTCAACTGGCACACCCGGCAGTTCTCGCTGAGCGAGGCGCAGGTGTACCGCGTTCGCGTGAGCGTGGGCTCGCGTGAGCTCGGCCATGCCGACGTGCGCGTGGTGGCGAACGGTTCGGCGGCGCGCGGCGTGGACGGCACCCGGTACGTCGCCGTGGTGAACGGGCAGACGCTGGCGGTGAAGTTCCGCATCGAGACGGGGATCCCCGGGGCCGTCATCGTCACCCCGGGGACGGCGACGGTGCTCCCCGGCGAAACCCGGCAGTTCACCGCCGTGGTCACCGACCTGCACGGCAACGTCATCGCCGGTGCGCCGGTCACCTGGTCGTCGAGCATCGCCAGCGTGGGCACGGTAGACGCGAATGGGCTGGCGACGGGGAGCCAGACGGGGTTCACCTCCATCACGGCGACCAGCGGGTCCGTCACCGGGAGCGCCGCGCTGATCGTCGACGAGCCGATCCACCGCTGGCACCTGATGGAGCCTGCCCACGACCAGGGCAACTGGGCGTTGTGGGGCACGTCGGTGAACAACATCTACGCGGCCAACTGGACCAGCGTGCTGCACTTCGACGGGGTGAAGTGGAGCAACGTCGACACCGTGCAGTGGCACGGCACGCTCGACATCTACGGCACCTCGGCCGACGACATCTACGCCGTGGGGCAGGCCGGGCGCATCCTGCACTTCGACGGGCAGGTGTGGGCCCAGGAGCAGTGGGATGGCCAGAGCGTGTACCCCCTTGCCCTGGGCAACTGGTACACGCCTTCGCCCAACATCTACCTCTGGGGCGTGTGGGCCGCCGGGCCCAACGACTGGTTCGTGGTGGGCGACCGCGGAACCATCCTGCGCGGCAAGGCGGGGAGCTGGACGCCCATGAACAGCGGCGTCACCACGCTCCTTCGCCGGGTGTGGGGCACCTCGGCCAGCAACGTGTACGCCACCGGCGACGGGGGCGTGCTGCTTCACTTCGACGGCACCGCGTGGTCGAAGGTGACGCTGCCGGAGATCGTCGACATGTGGGGCGTGTGGGGCTCGTCGGCCAGCGACGTGTACGTCGTGGGCGCCGGCGGCAAGGTGTTCCACTACGATGGCGCCTCGTGGTCCATGATCCAGCTTCCCACGCAGAACTTCCTGTACGCCGCGTGGGGAACGTCGGCAAGCAACGTGTTCGTCGGCGGGTCCGGCGGCACCATCTACCGGTGGAACGGCGCGCGGTGGATCATGGAGGAGGCGCCGGCCCAGCAGGTGTTCGACTTCTGGGGTCCCACGGGCACCGACGTGTTCGCGGCCCTCAGCGGCTGGTCGATCCTGCGCCGCTGA
- a CDS encoding NADH-quinone oxidoreductase subunit N — translation MELNLANQGHYFWALLPEIVLSLCAMAVLLVDVFQKGNRSEPSSRAIPWLSIGSLVLTAVANVALYRMSHQAGSVPGMVALDSFRVIVNFICLLAAGMALLLSMGYLDRRGINRGEFHALILFATLGMMLMAGATDLLMVFIGLEVMSVAIYVLVGFDRLDARSTEGSLKYFLLGAFTSAFFLYGIALTFGATGTTNIATLNQLLIAGNRDEPMLMAGMALLLVGFGFKVAAMPFHMWTPDAYDGAPTPVTALMATGVKAAAFAAFIRVFLVGFAGGYEHWAIPIFFIAMLTMIGGNLIAATQGSVKRMLAYSSIAHAGYLLAALLAINSGGPGAFLFYLLVYTLMTAGAFGVVIANARGADERVTLEDYSGLAHQKPLLAAVFSIFLLSLAGFPLTAGFLGKLYILRALVSAPQNLTPIAVILVLASLVSYFYYLRVIVVMYMRPARSVDEHAHARLPRPAMAGVVAAAALIVLLFFTAGAQVFPGGMTAAGVRQRWGLLDLADRGWQSLNVPRDAVASSAAAAAAP, via the coding sequence ATGGAACTGAACCTGGCCAACCAGGGCCACTACTTCTGGGCGCTGCTGCCGGAAATCGTCCTTTCGCTCTGCGCGATGGCGGTGCTGCTGGTGGACGTGTTCCAGAAGGGCAACCGCTCCGAACCCTCCAGCCGCGCCATCCCCTGGCTGTCCATTGGCAGCCTGGTGCTGACGGCCGTCGCCAACGTGGCGCTGTACCGGATGAGCCACCAGGCCGGGTCGGTGCCGGGAATGGTGGCGCTGGACTCGTTCCGGGTGATCGTGAACTTCATCTGCCTGCTGGCGGCCGGGATGGCGCTGCTGCTGTCGATGGGGTACCTGGACCGGCGGGGGATCAACCGCGGCGAGTTCCACGCGCTGATCCTGTTCGCCACGCTGGGGATGATGCTGATGGCCGGCGCCACCGACCTGCTGATGGTGTTCATCGGCCTGGAGGTGATGTCGGTGGCCATCTACGTCCTGGTGGGCTTCGACCGCCTGGACGCGCGCTCCACGGAAGGCTCGCTGAAGTACTTCCTGCTGGGCGCCTTCACCAGCGCGTTCTTCCTGTACGGCATCGCGCTGACCTTCGGCGCCACGGGGACCACGAACATCGCCACGCTGAACCAGCTGCTGATCGCGGGGAACCGCGACGAGCCCATGCTGATGGCGGGGATGGCGCTGCTGCTGGTGGGCTTCGGGTTCAAGGTGGCGGCCATGCCCTTCCACATGTGGACTCCCGACGCCTACGACGGCGCGCCCACGCCGGTGACGGCGCTGATGGCCACCGGCGTGAAGGCGGCGGCGTTCGCGGCGTTCATCCGCGTGTTCCTGGTGGGCTTCGCGGGTGGGTACGAGCACTGGGCCATCCCCATCTTCTTCATCGCCATGCTCACCATGATCGGGGGCAACCTGATCGCGGCGACGCAGGGCTCAGTGAAGCGGATGCTGGCGTATTCGTCCATCGCGCACGCGGGGTACCTGCTGGCGGCGCTGCTGGCCATCAACTCCGGCGGCCCGGGCGCCTTCCTCTTCTACCTCCTCGTGTACACGCTGATGACGGCGGGTGCCTTCGGGGTGGTGATCGCCAACGCGCGCGGCGCCGACGAGCGGGTGACGCTGGAAGACTACTCGGGGCTGGCGCACCAGAAGCCGCTGCTCGCCGCGGTGTTCTCGATCTTCCTGCTGTCGCTGGCGGGCTTTCCGCTGACGGCGGGGTTCCTGGGCAAGCTGTACATCCTGCGCGCGCTGGTGTCGGCCCCGCAGAACCTGACGCCGATTGCGGTGATCTTGGTGCTGGCGTCGCTGGTTTCGTACTTCTACTACCTGCGCGTGATCGTGGTAATGTACATGCGCCCCGCGCGCAGCGTCGACGAGCACGCCCACGCGCGGCTGCCTCGTCCGGCCATGGCGGGCGTAGTGGCCGCGGCGGCGCTGATCGTGCTGCTGTTCTTTACCGCCGGCGCGCAGGTGTTTCCCGGCGGGATGACCGCGGCGGGGGTGCGTCAGCGCTGGGGGCTCCTGGACCTGGCCGACCGGGGGTGGCAGTCGCTGAACGTGCCCCGCGACGCCGTGGCGTCGTCCGCGGCGGCGGCGGCGGCCCCCTGA